Proteins from a single region of Candidatus Cloacimonadota bacterium:
- a CDS encoding S8 family serine peptidase produces MKFAGSFGLILIIITSNIFGLDRVPNQLIFKTSEPIITTSRSTGLADFDSFLQTKNIKNIKPVLNKNRNRFFVASFSQDIDWENIKNLKFSGIEYIQPNYLNEMLMQPNDPLYSEQQINFENCHIPEAWNITTGNDQIIVAVVDSGINFEHPDLQENLYYNQNEIPNDGIDNDANGYIDDWRGWDFVDAPELSSIGTGDFLERDNDASDDLFHGTHVAGIIAADTNNNEGIAGVCWHARIMPIRSGFTTNIAGAGYLQDDDAAAGVIYAADQGADIINVSWGDANYSPIIADACQYAYEKGSIIVAAAGNSSVSINRQIMYPAKLASTLAIGAVNASKELASFSCIGPELDVVAPGSFILSTYNNDNPYHELSGTSMAAPFVAGCLANLLSIEPGLDFEEIKSRLAETSIDLGNSGFDENYGNGLIDAEALITHENEFQIEIEQPTDFSGFHESFPIIGTVDADRFNYYKVNYAFQDEDENIEWLPVDPSFDRYYEPVHSDLIAEFVVSPNLPDSAYTIKLEVFDFSLNSYQFVFTVHIDQTAPQYLADYASWMQRFEAENNEYFVNVLFDEDVFLQNTNSPQMYNLPNRANDNHVLKLYHDPPDQPIDINAVNTAGLEIYLEEAFDFDRNYFSIDQNSFVQTAAGQQIYAFHKSFDFDEDGKFDFVGIVSENDENVLKVFSIDQNEVVEKHDFGVSYWPHDIGDTDGNGIEIITMKSDKPILLATENSVYPNVEYELPFIAFGANLVDYDGDGLDEIVLIKNETINGITKKVLSLVQRNGSDFTIEYTITNPTDPNIWNIFANRVYCENLDGDIYPDLVCTDLDGDVMIFEYETGEFELSWNGKLPLGNAYYLQVGDFTGDGQNEICAGGYNADYSDPNRSFSFFQFFKSSANNEYETIGYVSFSQVTEKNSLTQADLDNDGDAEIIIGVPPNLYVIDYQNGEFIPIWRGTSFSNASNVITAAPQTDQDEAFIFCNQQIDDEVQSCLTRWNEPFSGPQTPYQFSVSPLDENSVQLNWQHDSANSFNVYRKQNEEIQLIAEEINTFDFTDSNLSPLDSLYYRITAIDNSYIPQESLPTSWKLAVPDFAPQILQVEMISQNKLKATFSKPLANSAANRGNYTVSPEIGNPISVNLIEQNQAVLLRFDVDFNSTIAQYELEFSLSGNTGVPAIGSPFSFLYKDDTIPPEINFTTILGSDQVSISFSESMQFQTVENTENYTLISPANDAQNYIVSASYNETDSCFVILNFAEEFKICSKPYFIKLENMQDNAGNELSIAHNKCHFSLTDELGFRNLKQLKVCPNPLDMSKSAFGEISFINLPLHVDGSIFIYDLSGNLIFNEEFGPFSHPAQNYSWECKNKAGKRISSGIYYYVFRMGKDSKRGKIIVIN; encoded by the coding sequence ATGAAATTTGCCGGAAGTTTCGGGTTGATATTGATAATAATAACAAGCAATATTTTTGGTTTGGATCGGGTTCCCAATCAGCTTATCTTCAAGACTTCCGAACCGATAATTACAACTTCCCGCTCAACCGGTCTGGCTGATTTCGACAGCTTTCTGCAAACAAAAAATATTAAAAATATAAAACCTGTTCTGAACAAAAATCGGAACAGGTTTTTTGTTGCTTCCTTTTCGCAGGATATCGATTGGGAAAATATTAAAAATCTAAAATTTTCCGGTATCGAATATATTCAGCCGAATTACCTGAATGAAATGCTGATGCAGCCGAATGATCCGTTATATTCGGAACAGCAGATTAACTTTGAAAATTGTCATATTCCTGAAGCCTGGAATATTACCACTGGAAATGATCAGATTATTGTAGCAGTTGTAGATTCGGGAATAAATTTCGAACATCCAGATTTGCAGGAAAATCTTTATTACAATCAAAATGAAATCCCAAATGATGGAATTGATAACGATGCAAATGGCTACATCGATGACTGGCGCGGCTGGGATTTTGTGGATGCACCGGAACTCAGCAGCATTGGAACCGGAGATTTTCTGGAGCGTGATAATGATGCTTCCGATGATCTTTTTCATGGAACTCATGTAGCAGGAATTATTGCTGCCGATACTAATAACAATGAAGGAATTGCCGGAGTTTGCTGGCATGCCAGAATTATGCCGATCCGCAGCGGATTCACCACAAATATTGCCGGAGCCGGTTATCTGCAGGACGATGATGCCGCAGCCGGAGTTATTTACGCTGCCGATCAAGGTGCAGACATTATTAACGTAAGTTGGGGAGATGCAAATTATTCTCCCATCATCGCCGATGCCTGCCAGTATGCTTATGAAAAAGGAAGCATCATTGTAGCTGCTGCCGGAAACAGTTCTGTAAGCATTAATCGACAGATAATGTATCCTGCCAAACTTGCTTCCACGCTGGCAATCGGAGCTGTAAATGCCAGTAAAGAATTAGCATCATTTTCCTGTATCGGACCGGAACTTGACGTTGTAGCACCGGGAAGTTTTATTTTAAGTACATACAACAATGATAATCCATATCATGAACTTTCCGGAACTTCGATGGCTGCTCCTTTTGTAGCAGGATGTCTGGCAAATTTGCTTTCCATCGAACCGGGTTTGGATTTTGAAGAAATTAAATCCAGATTGGCAGAAACTTCCATCGATCTGGGAAATTCCGGATTCGATGAAAATTACGGCAATGGTCTCATCGATGCAGAAGCACTCATTACACACGAAAATGAATTTCAAATCGAAATAGAACAGCCAACCGATTTTTCAGGATTTCATGAATCATTTCCAATTATCGGCACTGTTGATGCCGATCGCTTTAATTATTACAAAGTAAATTATGCCTTCCAGGATGAAGATGAAAATATTGAATGGCTGCCGGTAGATCCCAGTTTTGATCGCTATTACGAACCGGTTCATTCCGATTTGATCGCCGAATTTGTAGTCTCGCCCAATTTGCCCGATTCCGCTTACACGATCAAACTGGAAGTTTTCGACTTCAGCCTGAACAGCTATCAATTCGTTTTCACTGTTCATATCGATCAGACTGCTCCGCAATACCTGGCAGATTATGCTTCCTGGATGCAGCGTTTTGAAGCAGAAAACAACGAATATTTCGTTAATGTTCTGTTCGATGAAGACGTCTTTCTGCAAAATACAAATTCACCACAAATGTACAATTTACCGAATCGTGCCAACGATAATCATGTTCTAAAATTATATCACGATCCACCTGATCAACCGATTGATATCAATGCAGTAAACACAGCAGGTTTGGAAATTTACCTGGAAGAAGCTTTCGATTTTGACCGGAATTATTTTTCTATCGATCAAAACAGTTTTGTGCAAACTGCTGCCGGACAGCAAATCTATGCCTTCCACAAATCTTTCGATTTTGATGAAGACGGCAAGTTTGATTTTGTGGGAATTGTCAGCGAAAATGATGAGAATGTTTTGAAGGTATTTTCCATAGATCAAAACGAAGTGGTCGAAAAACATGATTTTGGTGTTTCCTACTGGCCGCATGATATTGGCGATACCGATGGAAATGGCATTGAGATCATCACGATGAAGTCTGATAAACCGATTTTGCTGGCAACCGAAAATTCAGTTTATCCAAACGTGGAATATGAACTCCCTTTCATCGCTTTTGGAGCAAATCTGGTCGATTATGACGGAGATGGTTTGGATGAGATCGTGCTGATCAAAAATGAAACAATTAATGGTATTACCAAAAAAGTGCTTTCACTTGTCCAACGAAATGGTTCTGATTTTACAATTGAATATACGATCACCAATCCTACCGATCCCAATATTTGGAACATCTTTGCCAATCGTGTTTACTGCGAAAACTTAGATGGTGACATTTATCCCGATTTAGTTTGTACCGATCTGGATGGTGATGTGATGATATTTGAATATGAAACCGGAGAATTTGAGCTTTCCTGGAATGGAAAATTACCGTTGGGGAATGCTTATTATCTTCAGGTTGGCGATTTTACCGGCGATGGACAAAATGAAATTTGTGCCGGCGGTTACAACGCCGATTATTCCGATCCCAACCGCTCATTCTCATTTTTCCAATTCTTCAAATCGTCTGCCAATAACGAATACGAAACTATCGGTTACGTCAGTTTTTCTCAGGTTACCGAGAAGAATTCTCTTACTCAAGCCGATCTGGATAACGATGGAGATGCGGAAATTATAATAGGAGTTCCGCCCAATCTTTATGTGATCGATTACCAGAATGGTGAATTTATCCCAATCTGGCGGGGAACTTCATTTTCTAATGCTTCCAATGTGATAACTGCTGCTCCGCAGACCGATCAGGATGAAGCTTTCATTTTCTGCAATCAGCAGATCGATGACGAAGTGCAAAGCTGCCTTACAAGATGGAATGAGCCATTTAGCGGCCCGCAGACTCCCTATCAATTTTCAGTTTCTCCACTCGATGAAAATTCCGTTCAGTTAAATTGGCAGCACGATTCTGCAAATAGTTTTAATGTTTATCGAAAACAAAATGAAGAAATCCAACTTATCGCTGAAGAAATAAATACTTTTGACTTTACAGACTCAAATCTATCTCCATTGGATAGTTTATATTATCGCATTACAGCTATCGACAATTCCTACATCCCACAGGAAAGTCTGCCCACTTCCTGGAAACTGGCGGTTCCCGATTTTGCTCCGCAGATTCTGCAGGTGGAAATGATCTCACAGAATAAGTTGAAAGCAACTTTTTCCAAACCGCTTGCCAATTCTGCTGCCAATCGTGGGAATTATACTGTTTCGCCTGAAATCGGTAATCCTATTTCTGTTAATCTTATCGAGCAGAACCAGGCAGTGCTCCTGCGTTTTGATGTAGATTTTAATTCTACAATTGCGCAATATGAGTTAGAATTTTCTTTATCAGGGAATACTGGAGTTCCGGCTATTGGATCACCATTTTCCTTTCTTTACAAAGATGACACGATCCCGCCGGAAATTAATTTTACCACGATTTTAGGAAGCGATCAAGTTAGTATTTCATTTTCGGAATCGATGCAATTCCAAACTGTAGAAAATACTGAGAATTACACTTTGATCTCACCGGCAAATGATGCGCAGAATTATATTGTTTCCGCTTCTTACAATGAAACCGATTCCTGTTTTGTTATCTTGAATTTTGCCGAAGAATTCAAAATTTGCAGTAAACCTTATTTTATTAAACTGGAAAACATGCAGGATAATGCTGGAAATGAGCTGTCGATAGCTCATAATAAATGTCATTTCAGCTTGACAGATGAGTTGGGTTTCAGAAATTTAAAACAGTTAAAAGTGTGTCCAAATCCGCTTGATATGAGCAAGAGCGCATTTGGAGAAATAAGTTTTATAAATCTTCCGCTGCACGTAGATGGCAGCATTTTCATCTACGATCTGAGCGGAAACCTGATCTTTAACGAAGAGTTTGGACCTTTTTCCCATCCTGCTCAAAACTACAGCTGGGAATGCAAAAACAAGGCAGGAAAGAGGATCTCTTCCGGAATTTATTATTACGTTTTTCGTATGGGAAAAGATTCCAAACGTGGCAAAATTATTGTCATCAACTAG
- a CDS encoding PorV/PorQ family protein has product MKRILLTLSLLIFSLAILADTTGEAGFQMLKVPTGATTSAQGGVGAFTANDAFGFMSNPTAGMLPKKRVISFSHNYWLIDYQMNSGAYYYSQGKKAFGFGYRYLDYGKLESRDDVGNITGEFHPMDMVLTTNFGYRITPDMYLAANLNALYEKIDAASAVGLAFDIGYTYLTPIKDLTVAAAVKNIGKTGDMDKEDIDLPIAAEISLIKALQLKSVKFANELKIMKYSDNDELQMVLGTNIHITEILKLRLGYKLNYDAEDFSAGIGIKLKKIDVDYAYVPFNSEIDDVHVIGLTYKF; this is encoded by the coding sequence ATGAAAAGAATTTTATTAACTCTGTCGTTGCTGATATTTTCGTTGGCAATTCTGGCAGACACAACCGGAGAAGCCGGATTTCAAATGCTGAAAGTTCCGACCGGAGCGACAACCAGCGCTCAAGGTGGAGTGGGTGCATTTACAGCAAATGATGCTTTTGGATTTATGAGCAATCCGACGGCGGGAATGCTGCCCAAAAAACGAGTGATCTCTTTTTCGCATAATTACTGGCTTATCGATTATCAGATGAACAGCGGTGCCTATTATTATTCGCAGGGAAAAAAAGCTTTTGGTTTTGGTTATCGCTATCTGGATTATGGCAAATTGGAAAGTCGCGATGATGTAGGAAATATCACTGGTGAATTTCATCCGATGGATATGGTACTGACAACCAATTTCGGCTATCGTATTACTCCAGATATGTATTTGGCGGCAAACTTGAATGCGCTTTATGAGAAGATCGATGCTGCTTCTGCTGTTGGTTTGGCTTTCGATATCGGTTATACTTATCTTACTCCCATCAAAGATCTTACAGTTGCAGCTGCTGTTAAAAATATCGGTAAAACAGGCGATATGGATAAAGAAGATATCGATCTGCCAATCGCAGCAGAAATTTCTTTGATCAAAGCTCTGCAACTAAAATCGGTAAAATTTGCCAATGAACTGAAAATAATGAAATACAGCGATAACGATGAATTGCAAATGGTTTTGGGAACGAATATTCATATTACTGAGATTTTGAAACTAAGATTGGGTTACAAACTCAACTATGATGCAGAGGATTTCAGCGCGGGAATTGGTATTAAACTGAAGAAAATCGATGTGGATTATGCTTACGTGCCGTTCAATTCGGAAATCGATGATGTACACGTGATCGGATTGACGTATAAATTTTAG